Below is a window of Clostridiales bacterium DNA.
TGACAGGCAATGAAGCCATAGCTTAAAACTGATTCTGATGATGGAACAGAATGCCGGCTTCTTTGGGAAATCATTACAGTATCATAAAGAGAAGACTTTCGGTTATGCCGGTAACGCAACCATCAGAAATCAGCTTTGTTGCAGACTCGACCAATACGTCCTGCCGACTGAACCATGCCACCGTGTATATAAATTATGATGGCTATGCCGCTGGCGTTCTTCTGTTGATGAATGCCAGCGGCGAAAATTTTCTGCCAAAAATACAGAGGATATGTTAAAATTGGGATCGGTAGCCAATATGGGCTTGCCAAAATATCTTTTGAGATAAACGACTATCGACAAACCGGGATTTGCGAAGGTGAACATGATGCTGGCAATACTTAAAACGAGATTTTCAGAGCATAAGGAACTGCATCCGGATTTGGAATGGTCCGAGGTGGAGCGTCGGCTACGCGAGGTTCCCGCTGCCATCGCGGTTTTGCAAAGGATGGAAGAAAGCGGCGGTGAGCCGGACACCATCGGCTATGACGCAGAGACAGGAAAACTCATTTTCTGTGACTGCGCAAAGGAATCGCCCGCCGGGCGCAGAAGCCTGTGTTATGACGAAAAGGCTTTGCAAGGGCGCGCCAAAAATCCGCCGTCCGGTAGCGCCGAACGAAAAGCGAAAGAGATCGGCGTTTCGATGATGACGGAGGAACTCTATCGCAGACTGCAGAGTCTTGGTTCATTTGATCTAAAAACGTCAAGCTGGATCGCTACGCCGGATGATATCCGCGGCCAAGGCGGTGCGCTGTTCTGCGAACGGCGCTACAATACTGTGTTCACTTTTCACAACGGGGCAGATTCCTACTATTCAGTGCGTGGATTCAGAGGGTATCTTCTTATCTGAATACCGGACAGGAAGGGGAAATCAGAATCATGGACCCTGTCTTGGCTTACGGGCGGCTATCCGGAGAGAGTATCCGATCTGGCTGATGTTTGTTTTACAGGCTTGCAAATCGGGATTTGGCTTTTGCAATCATCGATTTGCTGTTACGGAACGCAATATCAAGTTATGGGTGGAAAGGCAAATATGGAAGACTGTGTGTTTTGCAAAATAGGTTCCGGCGAGATACAGGGACTCAGGATCTGTGAAGATGACGAGGCTCTCGCATTCATGGACATCTCGAATGATTATGACGGACATATTCTTGTTATACCCAAGAAGCACTATCGATATGTGACCGATTGTCCCGAGAATGTGGCTTGTAAGGTTTGGTTCATGGCACAGAAGGTCAGTAAACACCTGATTGAAGACTGCGGTTACGACGGAGCCGACATCATGTCAGCCAACAGTCCCGTGAGCCAATCACTCCCTCATTTTCATGTACACATAATCCCGAGAAAAATCGGGGATCGACTGGGCAATCCAGGAGAATGGCCTACGCCAACAGGGGCTAAGGAAGATGTGCGCGTTATGCATGAAAGGCTGAAAATGATCTGATATATTCAAGGATGACTGGAAAGAAAAGCATTTTCTTCCCTGTTCATTTCCCTTTG
It encodes the following:
- a CDS encoding DUF4256 domain-containing protein → MLAILKTRFSEHKELHPDLEWSEVERRLREVPAAIAVLQRMEESGGEPDTIGYDAETGKLIFCDCAKESPAGRRSLCYDEKALQGRAKNPPSGSAERKAKEIGVSMMTEELYRRLQSLGSFDLKTSSWIATPDDIRGQGGALFCERRYNTVFTFHNGADSYYSVRGFRGYLLI
- a CDS encoding HIT domain-containing protein, which translates into the protein MEDCVFCKIGSGEIQGLRICEDDEALAFMDISNDYDGHILVIPKKHYRYVTDCPENVACKVWFMAQKVSKHLIEDCGYDGADIMSANSPVSQSLPHFHVHIIPRKIGDRLGNPGEWPTPTGAKEDVRVMHERLKMI